GCTAAAAACTTAGTGGCTGCTGGTGTTGCCGATGAAATTTTAGTACAAGTAAGTTACGCTATTGGTGTTGTTGAACCTATGGGTATTTTTATTGACACATACGGGACTTGTCCGTTTAATATGACTGATGGAGAGATTGCAAAAAAAGTATCTACAATTTTTGACATGCGTCCGTTTGCCATTGAAGAACGCTTAAAACTTCGCGCTCCTATCTATAGTGAAACAGCTGCTTATGGACATATGGGACGTAAAAACGAAACCGTTACTAAAACATTTAGTCAACCTAACGGAGACACAAAAACACTTGATGTAGAATTATTTACTTGGGAAAAATTAGATTACGTAGACAAAGTAAAAGAGGTGTTTGAGATATAAAACCAAACGATTATAAATTATAAAAAAACTGCTATTCGTGTATTTAATATATTATGAATAGCAGTTTTTATTTTTTAGAAAAATTACTTTTTAATCTCTAATTTTTCAGCAAAATAATCACAAAAATCTTTCATAGTTGCCGTCATTCTTTCATCTTGTGTTGCTCTATTAAAAGTGTCACTCATAGCAACTAAGGTTTGATGAAAAAACACTTTCATTTCATCTACAGGCATATCTTTTGTCCACAAATCAATACGCAGTGTTTCTTGAGCTTTAGCATCCCAAACAGCTAACATCATTGCTTTTGCTTCTTCATTTGTAATGCCACCATCTTGTGCTGTCCAAAATAATTTTTCTGGAACTTTATTAGCATCTAGTTCTATATTCAATTCTATTTTAGAGGTTTTATTTTCAGCCATTATTTACGTGGTTTAAATTTCGAATTATTAAAAATATCTTCAGTGCTCGTTATAAGCATATCTTTTAGTGTTACATCATTTTGTTTCATATACGCTCTCACAATTTGCCAACCTATATATTGACCTAATCGCCCAGGCGATGCTGCATCAATTTCTTCTAAATAAAACTTAGAAAAAGGCGCAGGATTTATAAAGCGACCTAATAATTTAGCATCGGTATTAAATAGCAACTCACGTTCTACAAAATATCGCCAAACATAACTTTCGTTTGCTTTTGCCCAATCTAACTCATCTTGAGTATATCCAATACGTTGCGCATCTGTTTTAAAAGGCACAACAACATCTTTAAAATATAATTGCTTTCCAAAATAAATCATTTCGTCTAATAAGTTTTCTTTCTTTTTTTGATACATATATCTCTTAGCATATTCGCCAGCTAAATCAACTACTATTTGCTCTTTATCGAAGCCTTTTCTAATGTATTTTGGAATATTTATGTAAAATTCATGATCACTTCCTAAATAAGTATCTAAAGCGATAACATCAATAGTATCTGTTACAACAATTCTATTTCTATAATCTACATAACTTGTAGTAGTAATAACTCTAGGAGTATTAAATTCAGGGAAATAATATTTAATATGATTAAAAAGAGATTCAATATCTAATTCTGTTTCTGAAAAATTTGAAAACACTTTATTTACTTCACTAAATAGTTGCAATTGTAACGTGTCGTTTTTTGTTTCTACCCATGTTGAATCGGTATCGTTCTCAGAAAACATAAAAGGATATACGTGTCTTAATTTTGAAAAATCTTTAAGATCTGCTTTTGCTACTAATTCATCAAAACGCTCCGTATTAATATCTATATTAATGCTAGCAATGTCATTTTCTAATTGGGTTTCCTTTTTACAAGAAACAAAAATCATTAAAATAAAAACAAAAAATATATACTTCACATTAAAGTTAGGTGTCATAAATTTTTATTAATTAAGTGTTTCGTTTATTTTTGTTAACAAAGGTACTATTCTTAGATTTAAATTCATTTAACATGCATACAGAAAAAGTTGTAGATTACATTGTAAATTGGCTAAAAGATTACGCCACAAATGCCGGAGTTAATGGTTTTATAATTGGCATTTCTGGTGGAATTGATTCAGCTGTAACCTCCACACTTTGCGCAAAAACTGGTTTAAATTTAATGTGTGTTGAAATGCCAATACATCAAGCCGATTCTCAAGTTAGCAGGGCGATGAATCATATTACTTGGTTAAAATCCAATTTTAATCAAGTAGAAATGACTCAAGTAAACTTGACACCTGTATTTGATAATTTAATTGAAGCTTTACCAAGTGTAGATAATGAAGAAGAACGGTTTATGTCTTTAGCGAATACTAGAGCTAGGTTACGCATGACGACCTTGTACTATTTTGCTGCACTAGAAAAACTATTAGTAGCAGGAACTGGAAACAAAGTAGAAGATTTCGGCATTGGTTTTTACACAAAATATGGCGATGGAGGCGTAGATTTAAGTCCAATTGCAGATTTATTAAAAACTGAAGTTTATACCATCGCTGAATATTTAGGCATCAATAAAGAAATCATAGAAGCAGCTCCAACTGATGGCCTTTGGGGGGATGACAGAACAGACGAAGATCAAATTGGCGCTTCATATCCAGAGCTTGAATGGGCTATGAAAATGGATTCTGAAGGCAAAACATCTGAAGATTTTACAGACAGAGAACAAACAGTATTTAATATATACAAACGGTACAACTCATCGAACAAGCATAAGATGATTCCTATTCCTATTTGCGAAATTCCCAACAATTTACTAAAACCTTTGTAAAATATATAAAAAAGCATTACTTTTACGGCAAGCTTATTCTCTCAATTATAATATTCTCTCTTATATTAACTATTATAAAAAAGCTTTAAGATTATGATTAAATTATTAATAGCAGATAATCACCCAATTATCAGAAAAGGTTTAGAATTACTTTTTACAGCTTCATCAAACATTGAAGTGGTTGGAAGTTTAGAAGACGGGGAAGAAATCCTTGATTTTATCAAAAAAAATCCCGTAGACATTATTTTAATGGAAGCCGATTTCCCTAAACTTAATGGTTTAACTGTTTTACGTTATTTAAAAAATGACTATCCAGACATTAAAACTATTATTTTTAGTGGTCAACCTGAAGAAGTGTATGCTATAAACGCCATTAAAGCTGGCGCTTCTGGTTACATTTCTAAATCAGTTAACGTTATTACTATTAGTGAAGCTATAGTAAAAGTATATGAAGGTGGTATTCATTTAAGCAATGAATTAACACAACAATTAGCTTTTGGTACACGAACTAATAAAAGTGGGTCATTTTACAAAAAACTATCAACAAGAGAAGCAGAAGTTTTAAAACTTCTAACTATTGGTAGAAAAAACAAAGAAATATCCAAAGAATTAAACATTAACGAGAAAACGGTTAGTACTTATAAGGCCCGCCTAATGCGTAAACTTAAAGTTACTAATTTAGTAGATTTAGTTAATCAAGCAAAAATTGCTTCAGAGTTATAATACTCTGTTTAACTTTATAGGCAGTAACATTTTTAAGCCTGAGTAGTCTTTTACTTTTTTAAAGTACATTTCTATTCGTGTTACTGCTAATTAATAAAGTTTATTGCTGAAATTCTTTTATTTTTTAGTCTATTAAAAAACAATTAGACTAAAATAATTTCGCTAAAATAACGTTACGTGTTTTTTTAACATTTAACGTTATTTTTTTTTATAAAACCCTATTTAACTTTCTAGACAACAACATTTTTAAACCTGAATAATCTTTTACTTCTTCAAGTATATTTCTATTTGTATTACTATTATTTTGCAAAGTTTCTTGCTGAAATTCTTTTACTTTTTGATCTATTAAAAAACAACGTAAACTTAAAATGGTTTCGCTAACTAATTGCGCAACACTATGCATTTTTTCTTTTGGAAAGATATTCATTCTATTCCAATCATCTAAGGCATAGCGCTCATCATCCATTAAAATGGTTGTAATTTCGTTAGACATATCTGGATCAACTGAATTTATAAATGTTTTAAGTTCAAATTCTGGACTTTGATTCAGTCTATCTATAATAGTATAATACATGGTTTTGAAATGAGGATTTGTAAATTCCATTTCATCATCCTGTAAATCTAAAAACACTTTTTCAAATACTTTAGCACGATGAATTTCTGGTTCTAACACCAATTCACCTTTATCATTTTCTTTTAAAACTAAGTCTTCAAAATCTTCTGCTTTATTTCCATAAAGTAATAAAACTTCAATTATTTTTCGCTCTAAAACATATTGTACATCCACCTTCTTAACAGGTTTAGGTTCATGCCTTATAACATCAAATGCTTTTTGATCTTTTTTAAATTGTTTATTTTCTTCTTGAGAATCCTTTTTATTAATTTGAGCTAACGTACTAAAAAGCACCTCTTCACTAATATCCATAATTCTAGCACATTCCTGTACATAGATTTCTCTTTTAATATGGTCTGGAATTTTAGAAATGCTATTTACGATATCTCTAACTGTTTCTGCTTTTTTTATTGGGTCATTTTTAGACTCTTCAAATAAAATAGAAGCTTTAAACTGAATAAAATCTTTAGCATTCTCGCTTAAGTAAAGCGTTAATTCTTCAAGTGTATTTTGTTTTGCAAAGCTATCTGGATCTTCTCCTTCAGGAAACGTACAAACCTTAACGTTCATTCCCTGTTCCAAAATTAAATCGATACCTCTTAAAGATGCACGCATTCCCGCTGCATCACCATCAAAAAGTACAGTTATATTTTTTGTAAGTCTGTTTATTAATCGTATTTGTTCTGAAGTTAATGCTGTACCAGAAGACGACACCACATTTGTTATTCCTGTTTGATGAAATTGAATGACATCGGTATAGCCTTCAACCAAGAAACAATTATCTTCTTTAGCAATACTTTGCTTTGCATGGTAAATACCATACAACACTTTACTTTTATGATAAATATCGCTTTCTGGTGAGTTTACATATTTTGCAGCCTTTTTATCTACAATAAGTATACGACCACCAAACCCTAACACACGACCACTCATACTCTTAATAGGAAACATAACACGACCTTTAAACCTATCAAAGCGTTTATCTTCTTTAATAATAGTTAATCCTGTTTTTTCTAAAAAATCTATATTATAACCTTGTTTTAGAGCTTCATCTGTAAAGGCTTGCCATTCGTTGAGTGAATATCCTAAATCAAATTTTTTGATGGTTTCTTCAGTAAAACCACGTTCTTTAAAATAGCTATAACCTATCGATTTTCCCTGATCGGTTTTATGCAATACTTTTTGAAAATACGTGTTAGCAAACTCACTTACCAGATATAAACTTTCTCGTTCATTGGCTTGCTCCTTTTGTTCATTACTTTGCTCGGTTTCTTCTATTTCAATATTATATTTTTTGGCAAGATATTTTATGGCTTCTGGATAAGTAAAATGTTCATGCTCCATTAAAAAAGATACTGCGGTACCTCCTTTGCCCGTAGAAAAATCTTTCCATATTTGTTTTACTGGCGACACCATAAAACTAGGAGAGCGCTCATCACTAAACGG
The nucleotide sequence above comes from Flavobacteriaceae bacterium HL-DH10. Encoded proteins:
- the gldC gene encoding gliding motility protein GldC: MAENKTSKIELNIELDANKVPEKLFWTAQDGGITNEEAKAMMLAVWDAKAQETLRIDLWTKDMPVDEMKVFFHQTLVAMSDTFNRATQDERMTATMKDFCDYFAEKLEIKK
- the gldB gene encoding gliding motility lipoprotein GldB; amino-acid sequence: MKYIFFVFILMIFVSCKKETQLENDIASINIDINTERFDELVAKADLKDFSKLRHVYPFMFSENDTDSTWVETKNDTLQLQLFSEVNKVFSNFSETELDIESLFNHIKYYFPEFNTPRVITTTSYVDYRNRIVVTDTIDVIALDTYLGSDHEFYINIPKYIRKGFDKEQIVVDLAGEYAKRYMYQKKKENLLDEMIYFGKQLYFKDVVVPFKTDAQRIGYTQDELDWAKANESYVWRYFVERELLFNTDAKLLGRFINPAPFSKFYLEEIDAASPGRLGQYIGWQIVRAYMKQNDVTLKDMLITSTEDIFNNSKFKPRK
- the nadE gene encoding NAD(+) synthase; translated protein: MHTEKVVDYIVNWLKDYATNAGVNGFIIGISGGIDSAVTSTLCAKTGLNLMCVEMPIHQADSQVSRAMNHITWLKSNFNQVEMTQVNLTPVFDNLIEALPSVDNEEERFMSLANTRARLRMTTLYYFAALEKLLVAGTGNKVEDFGIGFYTKYGDGGVDLSPIADLLKTEVYTIAEYLGINKEIIEAAPTDGLWGDDRTDEDQIGASYPELEWAMKMDSEGKTSEDFTDREQTVFNIYKRYNSSNKHKMIPIPICEIPNNLLKPL
- a CDS encoding response regulator transcription factor, coding for MIKLLIADNHPIIRKGLELLFTASSNIEVVGSLEDGEEILDFIKKNPVDIILMEADFPKLNGLTVLRYLKNDYPDIKTIIFSGQPEEVYAINAIKAGASGYISKSVNVITISEAIVKVYEGGIHLSNELTQQLAFGTRTNKSGSFYKKLSTREAEVLKLLTIGRKNKEISKELNINEKTVSTYKARLMRKLKVTNLVDLVNQAKIASEL
- the dnaG gene encoding DNA primase, with product MISPASIDLVFETARVEEVIGDFVQLKKAGSNFKGLSPFSDERSPSFMVSPVKQIWKDFSTGKGGTAVSFLMEHEHFTYPEAIKYLAKKYNIEIEETEQSNEQKEQANERESLYLVSEFANTYFQKVLHKTDQGKSIGYSYFKERGFTEETIKKFDLGYSLNEWQAFTDEALKQGYNIDFLEKTGLTIIKEDKRFDRFKGRVMFPIKSMSGRVLGFGGRILIVDKKAAKYVNSPESDIYHKSKVLYGIYHAKQSIAKEDNCFLVEGYTDVIQFHQTGITNVVSSSGTALTSEQIRLINRLTKNITVLFDGDAAGMRASLRGIDLILEQGMNVKVCTFPEGEDPDSFAKQNTLEELTLYLSENAKDFIQFKASILFEESKNDPIKKAETVRDIVNSISKIPDHIKREIYVQECARIMDISEEVLFSTLAQINKKDSQEENKQFKKDQKAFDVIRHEPKPVKKVDVQYVLERKIIEVLLLYGNKAEDFEDLVLKENDKGELVLEPEIHRAKVFEKVFLDLQDDEMEFTNPHFKTMYYTIIDRLNQSPEFELKTFINSVDPDMSNEITTILMDDERYALDDWNRMNIFPKEKMHSVAQLVSETILSLRCFLIDQKVKEFQQETLQNNSNTNRNILEEVKDYSGLKMLLSRKLNRVL